ATGCAACTTTTATTGTAAACTTATTTCCCATCTCTATATGGGCTCTATTCTGTTTTGTTGGTTTATATTTCTGTGTTCATATACCAGTAGCAGCCTGTTTTAATTAATGTGGCCTTACGTTATAAATTCTAGTAGAGTGGTGTGGCATACCATGCTTATTGATTGGGTGACTAGATATTTTCTCCCTAAAGTGATCTATAGAGCCAGTGCATACTTAGATTAAATTCCAGTAggctttttttgtagaaattgaaaagaattttttttaattaaacatgcaTATCATGTGGCCTATCTGTTTCCACTCCTAGAATTtaaccaagagaaaggaaaacctgTGTCCTCCCAAAGACTTGTACACAGGTGTTCATagtggctttatttgtaatagcccccaAACTGGAAATGACTCAAATATCCTTCAACAGGTGAAGGATAAACAAATTGtatatctgtacaatggaatactaccataaattaaaagtttaaaattattgatACATGCTCCAACATGGATAAATCCCAAAATAACTAtcctgagtgaaagaaaccagactatatttagtacatactgtatgattccatttaaataaaatgccaGGAAAAAAAGCTAATTCatctacagtgacagaaaacagattgttGCTCAGGGATGGAGTGATGCATTATAAGGTACCACaaggaaattttggaaaatgatggAAATAACCTTGAATGTGGTGATGGTTTAACAGGTGTATACATATGTCCAAACTCCTCAAATTGTGTACTTTAAATATACAGTTTATTCTGTCAGTTATGCATCAGtgaagttgaaaaaaatttaaaagaaactccAGAAGTAGTCTTTGCTCATTACTCTTAGAATTGTTTAGGTATTCTTACATACTTACTTTCCCATGTAAATTTTAAAGTCAGCTAGTCCCGTTACTAAAACAATCCTATCATTACTTTTCATTGAATTAGTGTTATTTATAGGTTTAGTGAGaactttttctctttataatatTGAGAAGTCCTTAAATATTGAGTTGTGTTCCTTGCTATTAAAAGTGAAATCTTTTCTTACATCATATTTATTTTCTAGCTGGTTGTGGTTTGGATATAGAAAAGCTGGATGCGTCATTGAAATCTCCTATTGTTTAAGTAGTTTTTCAGAAAATTCCTTATTGTTTTCAAGTATACAGTCATGTACACATTACAcagctgagataatttaaaaAGAGTGTGAGCTCAGAGCTTTGATTTTACCAACACAGAGCTTGCCTCTCCTTTCCCAGTTTTTATGCCTCACATTACTTTATCAGGTTGTGTCCGCtagtactttttcttttgtttagtaTGAAGGTATTGCTAAAGATGTTGCACTTAAAatcctttaattttttataaatatattttagaaatgatttCTCAAGAAGTTTCTACTATACAATGGATATCATCTGTGGAAGCAAAGATTGAAGAGAagaaagccaaaaaagaaaataaactaactTCAGGAAAGTTGGAGCAGCTCAGGACAGAAAAGGTTAGAAAAACGTCTTTGCCCCAGGAGTTTTTCCGACCATCGTAGTGTCTCCTGCACTCCTGCCGAGTTGCAGATGGGGAGTATTGTTCATCTCACTTCAGTAATCCCGCATCCCGAATTTGACTGTCTGGATCAGAGAATgggaaacaaaccaaatcaaCGTCACTTGACTCTACTTTTGGCACTaaattttaataagtaaaacattTAGGGTAGAACATTAAAAAGCATTGGCACTTATGTGCTAAATGCTGCAGAAAGAAAATAGATCGATTCAGTGCCTGCCCTCTAGAAGTTTATGTAAGATTATGACTATGACAGTAGCACGTTAATATGAATAGCATGTTATTCATGGCATTGACACATTAATGTGAAGAAATCTGGATTGATAGCTTTCGCTGTTATGAAGGTCTTCCATCTGTGAAAGGGCATGAATTATACCTAGTATTTCTATCTTTTAGGGCTTGAAATTTAACCAGAAAGTTTCATAGGCTGCTAACGCTCATCCCAGAAACTGTTACTGTTGCTTTACAACATCTAACACCGTATTTGACCATATCCACGGTGactcctttatttctctttccagatAAACTTCTTGCggaataaacataaaattcatgTCCAAGGAACTGATCTTCCTGACCCAATTGCTACATTTCAGCAACTTGACGAGGAATATAAAATCAATGCTCGACTGCTTCAGAACATTCTAGATGCAGGCTTCCAGATACCTACACCAATCCAAATGCAAGCCATTCCAGTTATGCTGCATGTGAGTATGAAGGTCTAGAATGTCTCTTGACATTCCTCGTTTGTATGTGCGTGTGTTCATTTCCTTCCCTTGTTGAAATCTTCCTTTCTACTTACCACCTCCTGTTGAAAACCTTCCCTGCTTTTAAGGTCCATCTCTAATGCCTGTGCCTTCTTAAAACTTGTCATGATCACTACCGGTAGATGTCATCTTTTTCCTTTACCAGAACTCTCTCCCCTACCACCCAGTTCtccatgtgttttctttttcttgcaacaTTTATCTTACATTTTGTCTTACACTGccatgtatttttattaattatatttacctTTTCCATTTACTAAGCGTGTTAACCCTCTGAGGCTAGGGTATATgttctattcatccatccatgatGTAGCTTATAATATCCAGGAACGATTTCAGAAATACAGAATTCTTGTACATAACCTGACTTTATTTTTATCCCAagactttttattattgaagtatatgTAAGTACcaagaaatacataaattttaagtgcacagttcagtgagTTTCAACAATGCATACCCTATGTATCCATCACCCCCGTGAAGACGTGTAACATTCTGTCACCCCAGACAGTTCTCTCATACCCTTTCCATTTAGTCCTAACCTCACCCCGCCCAGAGGTAAGCACTTGGTTTCTATTGCCATGTATTGGTTTTATCTCTCCTAGAATAtcgtgtaagtggaatcattcattatctatttcctttattttcgGTTTCTTTCACTATATactatttttgagattcatccatgttgcataTATCAGTTtgttactgagtagtattctctTGTATGAATACACCATAATTTGTTTATGCACTGTTGATAGAGGTATGAGTTAACTTAgatttttggaaattaaatttttctgAGGTTTCTTTTTGTAGTGATGAGAGCTGACATTTTTCCCTCCACATAACCAAAGATGGCCTTCAGTTCTGGTTGCCAAAGAACATGAGTGCCCTCCTCATCCATACtaatctttttcatttcctttgggaacTAGAATGAGAATATATTTGAATGACGCTGGCTGACATTATAGTAGATTCGCTTTTAATTCTCATGTAAGATTGCTTCTATGGTGACCTAAGCTTTAAGCTAAGAATCATAGTACCTTTTGAAGATTGTCACCTATAAATGACTCTGTCACTCAGGTTATCACCACTTTTTATTTCTTACCTTTAGCCATTCTGCTGCATATTAAAGCCTTCCATAAGGGTAGAGCAGTGCAGTCATCAGGACAAAAAGTTGGTTTTGTGGTTTTCCTTTGATAAAGAGGTTTAggggggagaaaaatgaaaataatgaaaataattgagGTTGTCAGTTATCTTTGGATTTTAGTTATGCACTTTCTTTATCCAGTTCAAATGAACTTTAGTGATAATGCTCAGAAACTCCACTGGGGCAGTGGTGTCGAGGATGGATGATGTTAGAAAAGTGAATATTGAAGATGTTAGAAGAGTGATGGGAATGTGAGTGATTGAATTTATTatgtataattttgttatttttatggctgGTAGCGTTATTTGACCAGGCTCTGCAAAATTTATGTACTCTTCCTTTTCTTAACATACTGTTTTTAGGGTCGAGAACTTCTGGCTTCTGCTCCTACTGGATCTGGAAAGACTTTAGCTTTTAGCATTCCTATTTTAATGCAGCTGAAACAACCCACAAATAAAGGCTTCAGAGCCCTGATTATATCACCAACACGAGAACTTGCCAGCCAGGTATGACTTGTAGCTTCTGAAGAGGATGTGTTTGTATTTGCTCCAGTCATCTTTCTTATTTGAGGGTAGTAAAAAGGTCTCAAGAGAGTAAGGCCCGTGTCTTTGTCATGGTTAAGTATTCTGTAGAAAACACACTTTTCTGTATCTTACTGCATATGGGCAGGTCATTTTAAGTCTTGTAATTTTCTAAAACATGATGATCTTAACATTAATACTTTGGTATAAGCTCTTCCTTAAAGTTGGAAGGATATTGTAATATATACTTCTCTAAAACTTATTTTTCTCACCTAGAAAAATGAAAGCCCATGTCAGTTTTTCAGAAAGTAGAACTATACAGTGGTCTGCTCCACCCTCCCAGTGAGCTTAATATAAAAACATGCCAGGTATGAAATAGTTTTGTAACAGTACTGCATTCTAAAAACAATGTGTAACGGAATGGAAGAGTTTTGATTTTATCTCTTAGAACGAGTTTACTAGACCTGAAGAAGCTACTGAATCTTATTAGGCATTCAGGTTCCAAAATGCTGAGATTCCAGGTTAACTTACAGATTATTAAGGGTTTAATTTCAGAAATTCATGGGTTGATAAtagatttattttgttaataaggAAAAAGAGACTGTACACTTTATCCAAGTACTTTAGCAGCCGGGTTAATCATTTTCTGTTTTAGATTCACCGAGAGTTAGTAAAAATATCTGAGGGAACAGGATTCAGGATACACATGATCCACAAAGCAGCAGTTGCAGCCAAGAAATTTGGACCTAAATCATCCAAGAAATTTGGTAAGGGGTTCATCCTTGAGGTATAGAGCTTATAAGGGATTTGGAAATTACAAATATCCTAATTGCCACCTAAAAGTTTTTAAAGTGTAGTTAGTTTGATTTTTAGAGAAGCTGGAAGAGCTCTCCTTCCCACTCCCATCCAgtagttatataaatatataccagtggttctcaactagaTGTGATTTTGCCCCTCATCGCCacctcaccctccaccccagggATCTGTGGCAGTATCTGGAGAAATTTTAagttgtcacagctggggaggggTGCTACTAGTATAGGAATAGAAGCCCAGGATGCTGtcaaacatcctacaatgcacaggacagcctccagcAACAAAGAGTCCATCTGGgtcaaaatgtcagtagtgccaaggctgagaatcCCTGCTTTATTCTATGATTTttaatctgctttatttttcttttatcttgatcATCTGAGTAAAACTGCATTGAAGGAAAGTATTTTcctgaaaaacagacacatgttTGAAAAGCAAACTAAACTGTTGGATTATAACATTCTTGTCTCTTAGAAGCTGAGAAGGCAGATCAAATATATAAAAGGAGAGTATGGATATAGTCTGTGCTATGatggattaaaaaatatgtatgttagcTTACTGATAAGGAAGAACTTTGTGTTGTCGGGGTAGCATGTATACCCACTCCGCCTGCTCCCCACTTGAGGTTATTAGCTGCAACTCAGGAGGCTTACTCCCCTAGTTCAAGAGGGACGAATCTTGTTTTTGCAACTTTTACCATTTGTTTTTCCTATAGATATTCTTGTGACTACTCCAAATCGACTAATCTATTTATTAAAGCAAGATCCTCCAGGAATAGAGTTAACAAGGTACAGATAAGGTTATGtcttttatgtgtgtttttcacTTAGTTGATTATATTTTGTCTTCAATTACTTGAATTGCCCTTTGGAGCTTGCTATCTGCCAACTTCCAATATTGGTACTGAGAATAATGGTTTTTATTAAACTCATAGAAAAGTAACTATCTGGTCTGGAAGAAGGTCAGCAGAGTCTGATAAGCAGGTAGTCCAGAATTCCCCTAGAAATTTTCACATCTTTCAGCAATGGTGATGGAGTTCATAAGGTTTATGTAAAACTCTTTATGTCGTTGCTAATGGAACCTCATATCTTTGAGGCTGATGGAATAGGTGCACTAATTTATGTTTGTATTGTTTTTACCTCTTTCCTGCTTACTTTTCTTTCTAGTATGATATGTGGATCTGAGAAGTATCACCGTGGTTTGACTTCTTCATGTGTCCCTACAATTTAGTGAAGTGTCTTGGATCCTTCAGTTCAATACccctaagtttttttttgttatttcttagTGTTGAGTGGCTGGTAGTAGATGAATCAGATAAACTGTTTGAAGATGGCAAAACTGGGTTCAGAGACCAGCTGGCTTCCATTTTTTTGGCCTGCACATCCCACAAGGTCAGAAGAGCTATGTTCAGTGCAACTTTTGCATATGATGTTGAGCAGTGGTGCAAACTCAACCTGGACAATGTCATTACTGTATCCATTGGAGCAAGGTAATTGTTCTTCCATGTAATCCCACTGATTTCTTGTAAAAATACAAGTCATTATTTTAGACTAAAGGAGATAGGTTGTGTGGCCTAAGATTAGTACTGGAGAGAATTTTACTGAAAGAAACATATTATTTAAAGTCAAGATTGATTAAGGATTTTCTCTTTTAGAGTACTCCAAAGGAAGATTCTCATACTGTCATGTGAATCTTCCTGTCATCATGCTTTTAGTTGATATTTTCCATCCAGAAATTATGACGTGAGCTCTGTAGCCACCGAAAGGGTTTAATTTCTTTGATGACTTAACTAAGTAGGGGCACAGAGAAGGAAGCTGATGTTACTGAGCCACTTGATttataattcctttaaaaattattttggggaGCATTTATGCTAAATGGATAGAAAAAAGTTCCAAGAAATTATATTGCCATTGATAGACTATAATGCAACCCATGAAATGGTAAGAGTGAAGATTGTAGCTATATGAAAAAGTGCTTGTAATAATACCATGTTAAGTAAAAAAGAAGCCACATGGAACAGTAAAGAATATCTTGTCtactttaaacttaaaaatcctgtgtataaagagaaaacagaaaaaattcaCCATTAATACAATTGTAAAGGCAGAtaacagaatggaaaaaatatttgcgaCATAATACTATGTATTGTAATGGCTTATGGACTGTTAAGAAACCCTTAAGATACCCTCCTCCAACTGTCTATAAATAAACCTTTGctaatcattaagaaaaaaatttagccaTATGTGGTAACAACCTTTAAACATTCTCATTTTacccagtaattttatttttagaaagattttgtAAGTAAATAATTAGACACATGAAAATTTATGACTAGAACACAACAGAATGTCAAAGTTTATTCTAAAATGGTAGAATTGTGGGCAGttcattttattgtttatcttttaaaatttttcttgagatAACATTTTCATAATcagaacaaaacatttaaaaataacaactttGTCTTTAAGTTAAAATATAAGTAATTAATACTTACATTGACAGTGGAAAAGTTTATTCTTTTGGAGTTGTGTGTAAATTTCTTCACTGATTTAGaatttgtggggaaaacaaaaattGGCTCTTGCAAACTACAAGGTTATGTTTTCTTCTCAGGAATTCTGCTGTAGAGACTGTAGAACAGGAGCTTCTCTTTGTTGGCTCTGAGACTGGAAAACTTCTGGCCATGAGAGAACTTGTTAAAAAGGTATAATTTGGACTACATTCTTGAATTTTGAGAAAGTTCACCAAGCCTTATATTACTAGTGGAGGCTTGAGTGCTATTCCTGTATCATATTTAGTAATCCAGTGGTAAACCAGTAAGCACATCGGGCCAGCTCTTGTCTCAAAGGGGAGAGGCTCACCTTTTAGAGGATAGTAAGTTTTCTGTTCCCAGCTTGGGGTAGGCTAGGAAAAGACCTACCTGATGCCCTGGAAGCCTCCTTTTTCCACATCTGCATACAGGCAGACCtcggagatattgtgggtttggttccaaaCACGGAAATAAAGCCAGCattgcaataaagcgagtcacaggAATTTTCtggcttcccagtgcatataaaagttatgtttacattatgttgtagtctgttaagtgtgcaatagcattatgtcagAAAAAGCAATGTACGTACCTTAATTAAACaatgctttattgctaaaaaatgctaaccatcatctgaactTCCACAAgtcatagtagtaacatcaaagatcactgtaacaaatataataaatgaaaaagttagaaatactgtgtaaattattaaaactaaaaaattattaaaaaagacatgaagtgagcaaatgtgctgttggaaaaatggtgccaatagacttgcttgatgtaGGGTTGCCGCAGACCTTCAGtttgtaagcaaaacaaaacacagcgtGAAGTGCAGTAAAACGAAGAATGCCTGCATAAATCTGCCCCCttaacctccccccaccccctgctggttTCTTACAGAACTGGGGCACTGTAGAATGAATACGACACTGGAgtgtggggttttgttttattaatgaGTTAATACTTAGTAGTtcttggcacataataaatgctataTGTGTTAGTTTTACTAATGTTCTTAATGAAATTTATTTGTCAATAGGAAATTTAAGGTTTTCACAGATACTCACATGGGATTATACATCAGGGATTTTTAGCCTTGTATAAGCTTGAGGAATTCTGTGAACCTTTTGAAATTATACGTAAGATTTTGTGTGGATGTGTGGTTAGAAAGCTTTGTAGCTTCATTAGACTCTGAAAGGGTGTGTGGAAAGGGTTTGAGAGAGGAGGGGTTTTGatagtataaatataaaaattatttatttagagCTGGTAGTTGATAACTGAGATTTTATATAACTTGATAAGATTATATTGAGAGAACTGAGAACCAAGGACTAAGCTTTGGTGGAATACCCACAGTTAGGATAAATAATGTCTTAAAATGACAGTTACtatattttaagaagaaacaaaaaagttcTGAGGCACAGAAGCAAAGAGATAATTATTTCAAGGAGTGGACACCCATTGCTGTAGAAAGTGAAGAGGGATTACTTAGACAAGGTTATTGAGATTAGCAAGATGGAGAGTACATTCAAGTTGAATGGAAAGAATCCATTGTAGAGCGTGGATggtgaggaagaaagaggcagattTAAACCACTGGTCTAGGAAATTTGGCAATTTCTAAATTGAATTGTCATTTTGTGAACTAAAATCATATGAAATACTGCAGTTATATTCTTTCCTATGGGTTATGTGTGCTTTCTTTCAGGGTTTCAGTCCACCAGTTCTTGTTTTTGTTCAGTCCATTGAGAGGGCTAAGGAGCTTTTTCATGAGCTCATATATGAAGGTATTAACGTGGATGTTATTCATGCAGACAGAACGCAGCAACAGGTAAAGTCACATGTATACTTTCAAAGCCATAAAGaataactaaatttttaaattgacattAAATTTATGAAGTCCTTGTTTTCCATTCCTAGAGTGGTACTAAAACATTTCATATATGTTCTGTTAACCAGAGAGATAACACAGTCCACAGCTTCAGAGCAGGAAAAATCTGGGTTCTTATTTGTACAGCCTTGCTGGCCAGAGGGATTGATTTTAAAGGTGTGAACTTGGTGATCAACTATGACTTTCCAACCAGCTCAGTGGAGTACATCCACAGGATAGGTGAGTTGTGTGCCCCAGCCCCTCACTAGTCTGCCTTAACACCTCTGCTCTTCCCTTCAGCTTGCTCGTTTTTTAGTGCTGTGGAAATCCAGTGAGTTTTATATGTGAATCTTGAAAGTCTCATTCCCCCAAACAAGTTTTTAATTTATGGTATGATTTCTCTTAGGTCGAACTGGAAGAGCAGGGCATAGAGGAAAAGCTgttacatttttcacagaagatGATAAACCATTATTACGAAGGTAAATTAGGGGAGATAACTTAGTATTAAGTTGGCAAAATTGATCAATTATACACAATTAATGGATAATTACAAAATGGCTGTGTTTCAAACTCTGTTATGATACTAATCAACCACATTTTAgctgtgagaaaaagaaaaatgatcaaaaggcCTTGTTTTTGCCCTTCGATTATTAGATTTTGGAAATATTCACAGTGGAATATTTATTAAGTTTCAGACTTGCCGAATTCTCCCACTAGCCATCAGTTATTACTTACAATGTAATGTTAAGGTTTCTGGAGTAATGAATAGTTTAAAGTTAACCCTGAGTCTCTGGCCCAGTCAGAATGATCTCTTACTATGATGTATTCTTCCCATTACTCTTAGGGGCAGATGGAGTGTTATATTTAGTCCCAAGATCACCTGTCGTGTAGGAAGAATTATTTTAGTAACACACCCCAGTATTACTCAATTGTAGCCCCTTGAAGCCTGGGTAACTTACGATAGATATACTTTTAGAATCTCAAGTCTTAATTCAGCCTATCATCATAGATTTTAATATAGAACTTCAGTGTCCTACATTTTGGTTGCCTATAGAAATTTTAGGCTGATGATAATTGACAACATTTCACATTTGTGACAAATGAAATTGAGTTATGGATGGAGGCAGTTTGTACTTTGATCTATGTATCAGTTTTGGCAAAGATTTTGATTTGCGCCTTCTGAGCCTTGGCTCTGTCAGCCTTGGTTTTGCTTTGAGCAGACTTCCATGATGGGTAGCAGGGGTATATTCCAACAGCCTAGATTCACCTAAGTTCTCCTCAGGGACTGCAAGCATGTGAATCTGATGAACCCCATTTCAGTGTAACTGCACCTAAGTTTTGCATCTgggaaatggggataatgatagtaTTTACTACAAAGGGTTGTAAGGATTGAGGAAGTTACTATACATGAGAAGCTTGAGACAATGCTAAGCCCATAATAAGCACTATCATTTCACAAATTTAAGTTTGACTCTGACTTCAGTCAGTGTCTCATTCAAGACAGGGCCTAGTAGCTTTTTTGGGCTTGATAAATGTTGAGTAGAAATAAGCTGCTGTCTAAAATTATTCATCAATGCATTGATTTCAGTCCAGCGGACAGTTCTCTCCATAATCCAATGTGATTGCATCTAGTGATAATTGACAGTATATCAGAATACCTtcctgtttttgtattttagttGCTCTTGTATTGTGCAAAGGGTTTAAGTATATAAACGTCAGTCTGGTAAGatacaaatttatatttatggatGTCTTTTTCAGTGTTGCCAATGTTATACAGCAGGCTGGATGTCCTGTACCAGAATACATAAAAGGTTTCCAAAAACTACTAAGGTACAGTCTTGAATTTACCTGGAGCCTCTCTCTTTCTGCATATACATTCTTGCTTTCATACTCTTCTACATTATTGTTCTAACACTACTACTCCCTTTAGaacattttaagataaatttccttttaaatgtttgttaatgCTGTATGTTCTTTCCTTGTCAGGTTTTAATCCTTGAAATTTTATGTATTCaaattttttcaatattattcAATATGGGTAAAATAGGCTTAGATTTTGTTTTAGTTCATAAAACTGGTAAAAAGCAGTTAATTGGCCGAAATCAAACTCTAGTGTTTGTTGGTATAGGATACAAGAGTGACAAAAGACATACTTTAATCATAATCagtgccttttaaaaattgattgaaTTTATCATCCCTTTGGGTTACCTCTGTTAGTCTACCTAGTATATTAAAGTGGATACAGTGTCACTGGAAACTggataaaagaaatgaattttgtGACCAAGAATCTAAACTAGTTTTAGCTTTAGCTCTTTTAAACTAAGTTGCACTTAGttcaattcttttttctcttactttgTAACTTgcagcaaacaaaagaaaaagatgattaaGAAGCCTTTGGAGAGAGAGAGCATTAGTAcaactccaaaatattttttagaaaaagctAAGGATACACAGTAAGTATATGGGGAAGGGGACTGTCTGGCTCGGTCGTATAGTTACAGTAGGCATTATGTTCCCGTGGGCTAAACTTTTAGAAGTGGAACTGATAGGTCTACAGTCcattataaaatgtaataaaagtaatatatCTTTGGTTGCCTATGATTTGGGAGCTTGGAATTCTTCTGTATGCGCATATTAGCGATCTGTTTTTCTCCGTCTTTGAAAATATGGTTTCAGTTCACTGTGAATTAGAGTTGCACTGTCCACCATCTCCACACGGCCTGCACCTGAGCATACTCCTGCGGCCGGTAGTTAGGACTACTGACTCCCACTGATGGGGTCTTCCTTGAAGCCCCACATTCTGGGTAGGGTTTCATTAAGACCTTAGGCTTATGCAGAAGCACA
This is a stretch of genomic DNA from Camelus bactrianus isolate YW-2024 breed Bactrian camel chromosome 16, ASM4877302v1, whole genome shotgun sequence. It encodes these proteins:
- the DDX52 gene encoding putative ATP-dependent RNA helicase DDX52; the encoded protein is MDAPDLFRRLGAGAKFNVRRFSADAARFQIGKRKYDFGSSEVLQGLDFFGNKSVPGDCGASKTHQELQDEEKKEESLTERKREQNKKKRKKMTSEMISQEVSTIQWISSVEAKIEEKKAKKENKLTSGKLEQLRTEKINFLRNKHKIHVQGTDLPDPIATFQQLDEEYKINARLLQNILDAGFQIPTPIQMQAIPVMLHGRELLASAPTGSGKTLAFSIPILMQLKQPTNKGFRALIISPTRELASQIHRELVKISEGTGFRIHMIHKAAVAAKKFGPKSSKKFDILVTTPNRLIYLLKQDPPGIELTSVEWLVVDESDKLFEDGKTGFRDQLASIFLACTSHKVRRAMFSATFAYDVEQWCKLNLDNVITVSIGARNSAVETVEQELLFVGSETGKLLAMRELVKKGFSPPVLVFVQSIERAKELFHELIYEGINVDVIHADRTQQQRDNTVHSFRAGKIWVLICTALLARGIDFKGVNLVINYDFPTSSVEYIHRIGRTGRAGHRGKAVTFFTEDDKPLLRSVANVIQQAGCPVPEYIKGFQKLLSKQKKKMIKKPLERESISTTPKYFLEKAKDTQKKVTGQKSKKKVAPEDKS